One Phoenix dactylifera cultivar Barhee BC4 chromosome 14, palm_55x_up_171113_PBpolish2nd_filt_p, whole genome shotgun sequence DNA window includes the following coding sequences:
- the LOC120113073 gene encoding AUGMIN subunit 6-like — MVKAWVDKRNGAGSSLGAATLYNKSSNFKGQHENLASGPIEDLIAHGEHRYCISGTSLLAVMDLSSHVSYSDVLSVCTGEMSPHR, encoded by the exons ATGGTAAAGGCTTGGGTTGACAAGCGCAATGGCGCGGGTTCGAGTCTTGGGGCAGCTACTTTGTACAACAAAAGCTCAAACTTCAAAG GTCAACATGAAAATTTAGCTTCTGGCCCTATTGAGGACTTGATAGCCCATGGTGAACATAG GTATTGCATCTCTGGAACATCTTTGCTTGCAGTCATGGATCTCAGTTCACATGTTTCTTATTCAGATGTACTATCAGTTTGCACTGGTGAAATGTCTCCACACAGATAA
- the LOC120113174 gene encoding NAC domain-containing protein 1-like — MVPPGFIFQPTDEELLDFFLKEKLLHQPLPCDIIKEADVYGNHPNNLNAQMAMANGNLEGFFFTWTTRKHPNAEASIRASRVAGQGRWKSTQSVKPVLNSKGQVIGSKQNFSYIERTSLGKEEKSIWLMEEYSIQNLRRCGGAAMMMDRNKLDDWVVCKIYLRPSARKELCGTEVPKMKSRELEVQEIWYQPFVLPIEDSMISRPAGNTLLQITEGLDQEVEFCSCKSHDSLLQYPSPDELQENFESLPADKILQQFADAPDTNSDVLQLPTLDELKRIFESPLADEILQQFADAPDEGVGVEQHDMTSFSPPCST; from the exons ATGGTGCCACCTGGATTTATTTTCCAGCCAACGGATGAGGAGCTCTTGGATTTCTTCCTCAAGGAGAAGCTCCTCCATCAGCCACTTCCATGCGACATAATCAAAGAAGCCGATGTCTATGGAAACCACCCCAACAACCTTAATG CTCAAATGGCCATGGCAAATGGAAACTTGGAGGGGTTCTTCTTCACCTGGACCACTCGAAAGCATCCAAACGCAGAAGCCAGCATAAGAGCATCTCGGGTTGCAGGCCAAGGTCGATGGAAATCTACCCAATCGGTGAAGCCAGTGCTCAACAGCAAGGGCCAGGTCATTGGCTCCAAACAAAACTTCAGCTATATAGAACGCACCTCCTTGGGCAAGGAGGAAAAGAGCATCTGGTTGATGGAAGAATACTCCATCCAGAACCTTAGAAGATGTGGTGGTGCAGCTATGATGATGGACCGAAATAAG CTGGATGACTGGGTTGTTTGCAAAATTTATCTGAGGCCGAGTGCTCGCAAAGAATTGTGTGGTACAGAAGTTCCTAAAATGAAAAGCAGAGAGCTGGAGGTGCAAGAAATATGGTATCAACCTTTTGTATTACCAATCGAGGATAGCATGATTTCTCGGCCAGCTGGCAATACCCTCCTACAGATCACTGAAGGATTGGACCAAGAGGTGGAGTTTTGTTCTTGTAAGTCGCATGATAGCTTACTACAGTATCCATCTCCTGATGAGCTACAAGAGAATTTTGAATCACTACCAGCTGATAAGATCCTCCAACAATTCGCTGATGCGCCTGATACAAACTCTGATGTTCTGCAATTGCCGACTCTTGATGAGCTAAAAAGGATTTTTGAATCACCACTGGCTGATGAGATTCTCCAACAATTCGCTGATGCACCCGATGAAGGCGTTGGTGTTGAGCAACATGACATGACGAGCTTTTCTCCACCTTGTTCTACATAG